The following proteins are encoded in a genomic region of Cellulomonas sp. ES6:
- a CDS encoding phage holin family protein, with the protein MVIFLIRVAIFLGSAALGLGAAALLVDDVHLGVSGFVTAVVVFTAVQAVLTPFIATMARRYANAFLGGVGLVSTWVALLVASAFTDGLRISGGVVTWIAAVVIVWLVTALATWLLPMVLLRKRLQARGQQRA; encoded by the coding sequence ATGGTGATCTTCCTGATCCGGGTGGCGATCTTCCTCGGCTCCGCGGCCCTGGGGCTGGGGGCGGCGGCGCTGCTCGTGGACGACGTGCACCTCGGCGTGAGCGGGTTCGTGACCGCCGTCGTCGTCTTCACCGCGGTCCAGGCGGTGCTGACACCGTTCATCGCCACGATGGCGCGCCGGTACGCCAACGCGTTCCTCGGCGGGGTCGGGCTGGTCTCCACGTGGGTGGCCCTGCTGGTGGCGAGCGCCTTCACGGACGGGCTGCGGATCTCCGGCGGGGTGGTGACCTGGATCGCCGCCGTCGTCATCGTCTGGCTGGTGACGGCGCTCGCGACCTGGCTGCTGCCGATGGTGCTGCTGCGCAAGCGGCTGCAGGCGCGGGGCCAGCAGCGGGCCTGA
- a CDS encoding DUF6480 family protein translates to MSTSPDPDPANTPGLEPGGGVAPGDTPPGESSTSGAAFREPDLPGRRTSWVVYGVVGAVVAVALLLFVGYVVGLLS, encoded by the coding sequence ATGAGCACCAGCCCTGACCCGGACCCCGCGAACACCCCCGGCCTCGAGCCGGGTGGAGGCGTCGCGCCCGGGGACACCCCGCCCGGCGAGTCGAGCACCTCGGGGGCGGCGTTCCGCGAGCCCGATCTGCCCGGGCGCCGCACCAGCTGGGTCGTCTACGGCGTCGTCGGCGCGGTCGTCGCCGTCGCGCTGCTGCTGTTCGTCGGCTACGTCGTCGGCCTGCTGTCCTGA
- a CDS encoding MMPL family transporter, which yields MAGLLYRLGRFSARRAWVVVTAWAAVLALSVGAYLAFGGTLTSAITIPGTATEKVTEHLQEEFPSASGGTGTVVFHTGGDDAFTSEQQAAISAALADVADLDGVKGVTDPFATTEQLAEQAAQLEDGRAQIADGRTQLDDGQAQLEAGQAQLDAAQDQLDAQRAQAEAAGMLAQVQPQLDAGQAQLDAQQDQLDAQQQTLDEGREQLEAQTTQLEDGAALLDLAREIRLVSEDGSAAVATVAFDAGQFEVDADLKTQVADTLADADLAGAQVEFSSDLTQEVPSVLGPGEVVGVVVAAVVLLVMLGSAVAAGLPILSALVGVAIGATVTLSLSGVVDMLSVTPVLGIMLGLAVGIDYSLFILNRHRRQLRDGVELHESIALANGTAGNAVVFAGTTVLVALLALNVTGIPFLGLMGTTAAVCIAIAILMAITFTPALLSRIGLRVLPKKQRARVGHEEPEPVPSTPMRTSRAVLTLVVGLAALLVVAIPALSMRLGLPGGASEAEDSTQYQAYTITAEKFGAGVNGPLLVVADLPDAVAEDGLVAEQVRIGQELAAFDDVVAVAPIGANDGRTVLAFQVVPREGPDSESTEHLVQDLRAASPLDGDVQLGVAGTTSAQIDVSEKLADVLPLYLAIVVGLSLIILIIVFRSILVPVTATLGFVLSLFAAFGGVVAIYQWGWLGSLFGVHDPAPVLSFLPIIVTGILFGLAMDYQLFLVSGMREAYAHGVDARVAVRRGLHAGRVVVAAAAIIMASVFAGFIFAESSIIRPLGFGLAFGVLVDAFVVRMLLIPALMHLAGKAAWWIPRWLDRILPDVDVEGASLERTHPHPMHQVVEAPERHRHDRV from the coding sequence ATGGCAGGACTCCTCTACAGACTCGGGCGGTTCTCCGCCCGCCGGGCCTGGGTCGTCGTCACGGCCTGGGCCGCGGTGCTGGCGCTGTCGGTCGGCGCGTACCTCGCGTTCGGCGGCACGCTCACCTCCGCCATCACCATCCCGGGCACCGCCACCGAGAAGGTGACCGAGCACCTCCAGGAGGAGTTCCCCTCCGCGAGCGGCGGCACCGGCACGGTCGTGTTCCACACCGGCGGCGACGACGCGTTCACGTCGGAGCAGCAGGCCGCCATCAGCGCCGCACTGGCCGACGTGGCGGACCTCGACGGCGTCAAGGGCGTCACCGACCCGTTCGCCACCACCGAGCAGCTCGCCGAGCAGGCCGCCCAGCTCGAGGACGGCCGCGCGCAGATCGCCGACGGCCGGACCCAGCTCGACGACGGCCAGGCGCAGCTCGAGGCGGGCCAGGCGCAGCTCGACGCCGCGCAGGACCAGCTCGACGCCCAGCGGGCGCAGGCCGAGGCCGCGGGGATGCTCGCGCAGGTGCAGCCGCAGCTCGACGCCGGCCAGGCGCAGCTCGACGCCCAGCAGGACCAGCTCGACGCCCAGCAGCAGACGCTCGACGAGGGCCGCGAGCAGCTCGAGGCGCAGACCACCCAGCTCGAGGACGGCGCGGCGCTGCTGGACCTCGCCCGGGAGATCCGCCTCGTGTCCGAGGACGGCTCCGCCGCGGTCGCCACCGTGGCGTTCGACGCGGGGCAGTTCGAGGTGGACGCCGACCTGAAGACGCAGGTGGCGGACACCCTCGCCGACGCGGACCTCGCCGGTGCCCAGGTCGAGTTCTCGAGCGACCTCACGCAGGAGGTGCCGAGCGTGCTCGGTCCGGGCGAGGTCGTCGGCGTCGTCGTCGCGGCCGTCGTGCTGCTGGTGATGCTCGGCTCGGCGGTCGCCGCCGGTCTGCCCATCCTGTCGGCCCTGGTCGGCGTGGCCATCGGCGCCACGGTCACCCTGTCCCTGTCCGGCGTGGTCGACATGCTGTCCGTCACCCCGGTGCTCGGCATCATGCTCGGCCTCGCGGTCGGCATCGACTACTCGCTGTTCATCCTCAACCGGCACCGCCGCCAGCTCCGCGACGGCGTCGAGCTGCACGAGTCGATCGCCCTGGCCAACGGCACCGCGGGCAACGCCGTGGTCTTCGCCGGCACGACCGTCCTCGTGGCCCTGCTGGCGCTCAACGTCACCGGCATCCCGTTCCTGGGTCTGATGGGGACGACGGCCGCGGTGTGCATCGCCATCGCGATCCTCATGGCGATCACGTTCACGCCCGCGCTGCTGTCGCGCATCGGCCTGCGGGTGCTGCCGAAGAAGCAGCGCGCGCGCGTCGGGCACGAGGAGCCCGAGCCGGTGCCCTCCACCCCGATGCGCACCTCGCGCGCCGTGCTCACCCTCGTCGTCGGCCTCGCCGCGCTGCTGGTCGTCGCGATCCCCGCGCTGTCCATGCGCCTCGGCCTGCCGGGCGGGGCGTCGGAGGCCGAGGACTCCACGCAGTACCAGGCGTACACGATCACGGCCGAGAAGTTCGGGGCCGGCGTGAACGGCCCCCTGCTGGTCGTCGCGGACCTGCCCGACGCGGTGGCGGAGGACGGGCTCGTCGCGGAGCAGGTGCGGATCGGCCAGGAGCTCGCGGCGTTCGACGACGTCGTGGCGGTCGCGCCGATCGGCGCCAACGACGGCCGCACGGTGCTCGCGTTCCAGGTCGTGCCCCGCGAGGGACCGGACAGCGAGAGCACCGAGCACCTGGTGCAGGACCTGCGGGCGGCGTCCCCGCTGGACGGCGACGTGCAGCTCGGCGTCGCGGGCACCACGAGCGCGCAGATCGACGTCTCCGAGAAGCTCGCCGACGTGCTGCCGCTCTACCTGGCGATCGTCGTCGGCCTGTCGCTCATCATCCTCATCATCGTGTTCCGCTCGATCCTGGTGCCGGTCACCGCGACGCTCGGGTTCGTCCTGTCGCTGTTCGCGGCGTTCGGCGGCGTCGTCGCGATCTACCAGTGGGGCTGGCTCGGGTCGCTCTTCGGGGTCCACGACCCCGCGCCCGTGCTGAGCTTCCTGCCGATCATCGTCACCGGCATCCTGTTCGGGCTCGCGATGGACTACCAGTTGTTCCTGGTCTCCGGCATGCGGGAGGCGTACGCCCACGGCGTCGACGCCCGCGTGGCGGTCAGGCGCGGGCTGCACGCCGGGCGGGTCGTGGTCGCCGCGGCGGCGATCATCATGGCGTCGGTGTTCGCGGGCTTCATCTTCGCGGAGTCCTCGATCATCCGGCCGCTCGGGTTCGGCCTCGCGTTCGGCGTGCTGGTCGACGCGTTCGTCGTCCGGATGCTGCTGATCCCGGCGCTCATGCACCTGGCCGGCAAGGCGGCGTGGTGGATCCCCCGCTGGCTGGACCGCATCCTGCCGGACGTCGACGTGGAGGGCGCGTCCCTGGAGCGCACCCACCCGCACCCGATGCACCAGGTCGTCGAGGCCCCGGAGCGGCACCGGCACGACCGCGTCTGA
- a CDS encoding TetR/AcrR family transcriptional regulator, protein MTETPDRRSAVKARSRHAILEAADALLVERGAPAFSVDELAERADVSRRTVFNHFGSLDDVILTVCAQRLGQVIAEVELAATRTPVGDGSRASMFDELAETLRGADLPAPITYLANALGPLAQGDDPRAAALAQQAFARVADHLVEELLRRYPHADPLDVRLLVTSLVHGVGVIAMHWCTTTDPAAPDARAAWDGLVDRLIENVRAGYMPEH, encoded by the coding sequence GTGACCGAGACCCCCGACCGGCGCTCCGCCGTCAAGGCGCGGTCCCGGCACGCCATCCTCGAGGCCGCGGACGCCCTGCTCGTCGAGCGCGGCGCCCCCGCGTTCAGCGTCGACGAGCTCGCGGAGCGCGCGGACGTCTCGCGGCGCACCGTGTTCAACCACTTCGGCTCGCTCGACGACGTCATCCTGACCGTCTGCGCGCAGCGGCTCGGGCAGGTGATCGCCGAGGTCGAGCTGGCGGCCACCCGGACGCCCGTGGGCGACGGCTCGCGCGCGTCGATGTTCGACGAGCTCGCCGAGACGCTGCGCGGCGCCGACCTGCCCGCCCCGATCACCTACCTCGCGAACGCCCTCGGCCCGCTCGCCCAGGGCGACGACCCGCGCGCCGCGGCGCTCGCCCAGCAGGCGTTCGCCCGCGTCGCGGACCACCTCGTCGAGGAGCTGCTGCGCCGCTACCCGCACGCCGACCCGCTCGACGTCCGGCTGCTCGTGACCTCCCTCGTGCACGGTGTCGGCGTCATCGCCATGCACTGGTGCACCACCACCGACCCCGCCGCGCCCGACGCGCGCGCGGCGTGGGACGGCCTCGTCGACCGGCTCATCGAGAACGTCCGAGCCGGGTACATGCCGGAGCACTGA
- a CDS encoding response regulator transcription factor: MSVRVLLADDHGAIRAGLRLMLEQADGVTVVGEAADGDAAVANARALRPDVVLMDIRMPGTDGIEATRRIVADGLAQVVALTTFDLDEYLFGVLRAGAVGFLLKSVGAAELVAAVRQVAAGDGVLAPEVTRRVLASVPVPAPGPAAPDAPGLDRLTAREREVLVLLGEGRSNQQVAQALTVSETTAKTHVSRVLAKLGCRTRLEAAAVAHRAGLVI, encoded by the coding sequence GTGAGCGTGCGCGTGCTGCTGGCCGACGACCATGGGGCGATCCGCGCCGGGCTGCGGCTGATGCTGGAGCAGGCCGACGGGGTCACGGTGGTGGGCGAGGCGGCCGACGGCGACGCCGCGGTGGCGAACGCCCGGGCGCTGCGGCCGGACGTCGTGCTCATGGACATCCGGATGCCCGGCACGGACGGCATCGAGGCGACGCGGCGCATCGTGGCCGACGGGCTGGCGCAGGTGGTCGCGCTGACCACGTTCGACCTCGACGAGTACCTGTTCGGCGTGCTCCGGGCCGGGGCGGTCGGGTTCCTGCTGAAGTCCGTCGGCGCCGCGGAGCTGGTCGCGGCGGTGCGGCAGGTGGCGGCGGGCGACGGGGTGCTGGCCCCGGAGGTCACCCGGCGGGTGCTCGCGAGCGTCCCGGTGCCCGCCCCCGGGCCGGCCGCCCCCGACGCCCCGGGCCTCGACCGGCTGACGGCCCGCGAGCGCGAGGTGCTCGTGCTGCTCGGCGAGGGACGGTCGAACCAGCAGGTGGCGCAGGCGCTGACGGTGTCGGAGACCACCGCGAAGACGCACGTCAGCCGGGTGCTGGCCAAGCTGGGCTGCCGGACGCGCCTCGAGGCGGCGGCCGTCGCGCACCGGGCCGGGCTGGTGATCTGA